CCCTGGCCGCTGCCCTCAGCCAGCGACCGGGCCTGAAGGTTGAGCTGTCCGGTTATATTGACAAACAGCACGACCCTGAAGGATACCGTGCTGAGCTGCTGCTCTACAAAATGCGTCAGGAAAAGTATCTTGACCTGGCAAAAAACCAGCAAACCAAAGAAGGAGATGATGCAGAGAAGATGGTCATACAACCAGTTGAATATTCCCGCTATCTGAAAGCGGTCTATCTGAAGGAAAAATTTCCCAAGCCCCGCAACCTGATCGGGATGGTAAAGGATCTGCCTGACACCGAGATGAAGAAACTGATCATTGCCAACACCACGGTGGGCGATCAGGAATTGCAGCAACTGGCTGCACGACGGGCTGCTGTGGTCAAGCAGTACCTGATCACCAAAGGCAAGCTGGAGTCACAGCGGATCTTCCAGAAACAGGACGATATTCAGAAGCGGCCCAAGCAGGAAAACAGTCCTGCCAGCCGGGTTGAGTTGAATCCGCTCGCCCTATGAACAGACACGAACCACTGACAGGCAAGCGATTTGCCGTAGCTACACTGGGCTGCAAGGTAAACCAGTTTGAAACCGCGGACATGATCGAACAGATGCAGACAGCTGGATGGCAGCAGGTAAAATTCAGTGAGGTTGCCGACCTGTACCTGATCAACAGCTGTACGGTTACCGCACGCAGTGACGCAGAATCCCGGCGTCTGATCCGGCGTGCCCGACGGACCAACCCCCATGCCAAGATTGTTGCCACCGGCTGTTACGCCCAGGTTGCACCGGCTGACTTGCTCAACCTGCCTGATCTGCAACCGGATCTGGTGCTGGGCAATCAGGAAAAACATGATCTGGTACAGCATATCAAGCAGGGCAGGCACCAGATCACCGACCTGACCAGCCTGAAAGCAAGCGGTCCACTGCGGCTCACCAGCTTTGCCGAGCATACCCGTGCCTTTCTGCAGATTCAGAACGGATGCGAGACCGGCTGCAGCTACTGCATTGTGCCGATAGCCCGTGGACCGAGCCGCTCCGTCCCCCCCCCTGAAGTATTGGAGGCCGTTAGCCGCCTGGTTGCTTCAGGCTATCAGGAGGTGGTCCTGACCGGCATCCATATGGGCGCCTACGGCCTTGACCTTTCCCCTCCCGGCTCCCTGACAGCTCTGGTGCAACAGCTGGAGGACCAGAATGTCGTACCGCGCTTGCGCCTTGGCTCGATTGAGCCAAATGAGCTGACGGATGAACTGCTGACCCTGTTTAAAAAATCGTCGCGGCTCTGTCATCACCTGCATATACCGCTGCAAAGCGGTTCTGACAGCGTACTGCAACGAATGGGGCGCGGCTACAACACCAGCTTTTATGCCAACCGGATTGTAACTGCGGCGCAGTTGCTACCTGATGCCTTTATCGCAGCAGACCTGATTGCCGGTTTTCCTGGTGAAACAGAACAGGAGTTTAGCGAGACCTGCAACTTTGTTACATCACTGCCACTGGCTGATCTGCATGTCTTCCCCTACTCCACCCGCCCAGGCACCAAGGCAGCTGCCATGTCAGGCCATCTCAAACCAGCCATCATCAAAGAGCGGGCTGAGCACTTACGTGGCATAGCTGCAGATAAACGGGCAGCATTTCAGCACCGTTTTATCGGCAGTGTGCTTCAGATCCTTGGACAGCGTTACAGTGTAAAGACAGGCGTGCTAACCGGACTCTCACGCAACTACCTTGAGGTCAGTTATCAAGGATCAACGCAGCTACTCAATCAGGAAGTTATGGTGGAGATACAGGCACTGCAGAATGGCCTGTTAACCGGCAGACTGATCACACCACCCCTACGGTAAGGAGCATGGCATGGCGGCGACAACAGCCCTTGATGAAGCCCTGAAACGGACCAATCTCTCCCGCTCAAACCAGATGGAAATGTTGACCTTCCGCTTAAGCGACGGGCAACTTTACGGCATCAACGTCTTCAAGATTATCGAGATTCTGGAAAGTCCCCGCCGTTTTGACCGGATGCCCCACGCCGATCAGGCAGTCAAGGGGGCGGTTGACTTCAGGGGCAAGCCGATTGTTGCCATTGACCTTTCTGAGGCTCTGGGCATGGAACCGGTGCCGTTTGACCAGCAACTGGCCTACCTGATTATCTGCGAATACAGCCAACAACTGAACGCCTTTATTGTGGCCTCACCGGAGACCCTGATTACCCGTGGTTGGGATGAAATCCATAAGCCGGATGGTATTCAGGCCCGTTCGCTGGTGGCTATTGCCTACAGTGACACCGGTGAAACCATTCTGCTGTTGGATATAGAGGGAATTCTTGCTGAAGTGGTGGGATACACATCGGAAGTGACCGATGAGCTTGCCAGCCGTGGTGCTGCGCTGAAAAATTTACAGATTCTGTTGGTGGATGATTCCCGGACCGCCCTGGCCATGATGCAGCAGACCCTGAATCATCTGGGGATGACACATACCTCTCAGCCTTCTGCGGTACATGCTCTTGCCTGGCTTGAAGAACGGGATCAGCGGGGAGAACCGGCCTTTGACCTGATTATTTCTGATATTGAGATGCCGGGGATGGATGGCTTTACCTTTACCCGCAACCTGAGGAGCATGCCAGCCTATGAGAAGACCAAGATTATACTGCACAGCTCCATGAGCAACCCCACCAACCGGTTAAAGGCGGAAGAGGCAGGGGCTGACGACTTTGTTGCCAAGTTTGCCCCAAATGAGCTGGCAGAACACATTTTCACTGTCTTAGAGCTGGAACAGTCAGACGATGATTTCTTTATTACCCCAGGCGAAACATGATCACCTCTGCCTCAGCCACTACTTTGCCATCCAGTTCTGCCCTGCCCTTTGCATCCACCAGCCGGCGACGTTCACCAACCACCTCACCGATCACCCTGATGGTTGAGCCGGTGGGAACCGGAGCTCGGTAGCGCAGCTTCAGTTCACTGGTCACCACCTGCATGCCGGTCCCCATACAAGCCTGAGCACAAATCTCATCCAGCAAGGCAGAGATGATCCCGCCATGGGTAATCCCCTGCCAGCCCTGAAAATGCTCAGGGATCTGCACCGTGGTTTCAGCCCTCCGCTGTTCAGGATCTATGATAAACTGTGCCTTCAGCCCGATCGGGTTGTCTTTGCCGCAGATAAAACAGTGGCCATCGTCAACAACGTCCATAATGATAAATTCCTTCTTAAAACAAAGTCTGCGTTCTGAGACATCATTGACATGTACACCAAACCCCTCCCGACCTCCCCTTGTCAGGGGAGGAGCTAAAATAGAACCTCCCCCTTGACTCCGGTCTATACAGGGGGGACTGAGGGGGGTTGCCTTTAGGCCTCCGCAGCAGTTTTACCCAAACCGATAAATCAGCTTGCCATCCTGGTACAGCTCAATCGGCCCATCCTGCGACACCTTGATCACCTTACCGAAGAACGAGGCGGCAATGGCCGCCGTGGTCCGTCCACCGCCGGTCACCATTTCACGGGCATGGGAGGTATCAATGATAAAGCCGGTTTCCAGCAGTTTGCCCTTGTTATCCAGCACCGTCAGACCATCTGAAGAAAGAATGCGCAGCAGGATGCCTGATTGCTTCAACTGGGCAATGGTCTGGCCCTTGACCTGACTGATCAGCAGCCTGCCGATCGGATCATCACCGCCCACCGAGCCTTTTTTCAGGGTTGCCAGGTGGCGCGCTGTTCCGGCGTGAATCAGGATAACCGTACCATGGCGTTGTTTTGATACCGCATACAGCGTCCAGAGCAGGTCATCCACCGCCTCGTTATCAATACTGTCGGCCAGAAAAGATCGGAAGATATCCGGGTCAAAGATAACCCAGGCACCTTTGCGCCGGATCAGCAGCTTGGCCGGACTGATCAGCACCTCAATCTCAGAAACCTCGTTGACGGTAATGGCAAAGGCGCCGCTGCCGCTGCGCCGGACCAGCGAAAACAGTTCGCGCTGGGTCAGACGCTCAATATCGGTCTGTCCGCAGACACCGGCTGTCCGCAACACGCCAACCACCTG
Above is a window of Trichlorobacter lovleyi SZ DNA encoding:
- the mtaB gene encoding tRNA (N(6)-L-threonylcarbamoyladenosine(37)-C(2))-methylthiotransferase MtaB, whose amino-acid sequence is MNRHEPLTGKRFAVATLGCKVNQFETADMIEQMQTAGWQQVKFSEVADLYLINSCTVTARSDAESRRLIRRARRTNPHAKIVATGCYAQVAPADLLNLPDLQPDLVLGNQEKHDLVQHIKQGRHQITDLTSLKASGPLRLTSFAEHTRAFLQIQNGCETGCSYCIVPIARGPSRSVPPPEVLEAVSRLVASGYQEVVLTGIHMGAYGLDLSPPGSLTALVQQLEDQNVVPRLRLGSIEPNELTDELLTLFKKSSRLCHHLHIPLQSGSDSVLQRMGRGYNTSFYANRIVTAAQLLPDAFIAADLIAGFPGETEQEFSETCNFVTSLPLADLHVFPYSTRPGTKAAAMSGHLKPAIIKERAEHLRGIAADKRAAFQHRFIGSVLQILGQRYSVKTGVLTGLSRNYLEVSYQGSTQLLNQEVMVEIQALQNGLLTGRLITPPLR
- a CDS encoding chemotaxis protein CheV, whose protein sequence is MAATTALDEALKRTNLSRSNQMEMLTFRLSDGQLYGINVFKIIEILESPRRFDRMPHADQAVKGAVDFRGKPIVAIDLSEALGMEPVPFDQQLAYLIICEYSQQLNAFIVASPETLITRGWDEIHKPDGIQARSLVAIAYSDTGETILLLDIEGILAEVVGYTSEVTDELASRGAALKNLQILLVDDSRTALAMMQQTLNHLGMTHTSQPSAVHALAWLEERDQRGEPAFDLIISDIEMPGMDGFTFTRNLRSMPAYEKTKIILHSSMSNPTNRLKAEEAGADDFVAKFAPNELAEHIFTVLELEQSDDDFFITPGET
- a CDS encoding PaaI family thioesterase, whose amino-acid sequence is MDVVDDGHCFICGKDNPIGLKAQFIIDPEQRRAETTVQIPEHFQGWQGITHGGIISALLDEICAQACMGTGMQVVTSELKLRYRAPVPTGSTIRVIGEVVGERRRLVDAKGRAELDGKVVAEAEVIMFRLG